The Besnoitia besnoiti strain Bb-Ger1 chromosome IV, whole genome shotgun sequence genome contains a region encoding:
- a CDS encoding SAG-related sequence (encoded by transcript BESB_057310): MALVSRMQSARPQALFLASLIALAYCAVPSKIGVLAASTKTDCVPGEKDTTCTCDSTATGEERLSATLSQEKNVMKIVCEPQMTCAPEDLLDKVCPAEQVELKGCQLKLSDLLAEDATSVAWEAEKVKAKENGETKSLTIPTQNFPYSDQRFAVGCTGENKKCKVVVTVEARPTVTDGQTVTCAYGASSNTSHQAVTLSPSNNSFTLVCGEKGDVLPATYETTYCVSGSTDAAETCDEKWTSVFADYDSKWWKNPEGTNSFTLSIPTDKFPSEQKKVMVGCQQKKETNDEQRKAGAPAGPTVCSVDVTIEATSSASFTAATGVVSFLAVIGGLISALGHPA, encoded by the coding sequence ATGGCTCTGGTATCGAGGATGCAGAGTGCACGCCCTCAGGCActttttctcgcctcctTGATTGCACTGGCATACTGTGCAGTCCCTTCCAAAATAGGGGTGCTTGCAGCATCCACGAAAACTGATTGTGTGCCCGGCGAGAAGGACACCACGTGTACGTGCGATAGCACTGCCACTGGCGAAGAACGGCTCTCAGCTACGCTGTCCCAAGAGAAAAATGTTATGAAGATCGTCTGCGAACCTCAGATGACGTGCGCTCCAGAGGATCTGCTTGACAAGGTTTGCCCGGCAGAGCAGGTCGAACTGAAGGGATGCCAGCTCAAACTGAGCGACCTCCTTGCCGAAGACGCGACAAGCGTAGCGTGGGAGGCCGAGAAagtgaaggcgaaggagaacgGCGAGACAAAGAGCCTAACTATTCCGACCCAGAATTTTCCTTACTCCGATCAACGATTTGCTGTGGGTTGCACAGGAGAGAACAAGAAGTGCAAAGTTGTCGTCACTGTGGAGGCCAGGCCGACGGTGACAGACGGACAGACTGTCACGTGCGCGTACGGTGCCAGCAGCAATACTTCTCACCAAGCTGTGACGCTGAGTCCATCGAACAACAGCTTCACTCTGGTGTgcggagagaaaggagacgtGTTGCCAGCGACTTACGAAACAACTTACTGCGTCTCAGGGTCGACTGACGCGGCAGAGACCTGCGATGAGAAGTGGACGTCAGTTTTCGCTGATTACGATAGCAAGTGGTGGAAGAATCCCGAAGGCACCAATTCGTTTACACTTTCAATTCCTACGGACAAGTTTCCGTCCGAGCAGAAGAAGGTTATGGTCGGGTGccagcagaagaaagagacaaaTGATGAGCAAAGGAAGGCAGGGGCGCCAGCAGGTCCCACTGTCTGCAGCGTGGATGTGACAATCGAGGCTacttcctctgcttctttcaCCGCAGCGACAGGTGTTGTCTCGTTCTTGGCGGTGATTGGCGGTTTGATCTCTGCGCTCGGTCATCCCGCGTGA
- a CDS encoding SAG-related sequence (encoded by transcript BESB_057320) — translation MEVLSCGLNHVYPALFTARQRRLRRQLCFFGRPELLVLLCCAVVASRSFSVTGEPDTEETRICVEAEKGTTCTCAAQPSRSEKTSTATISQEKNTLKMVCKEGLKCAPAELTGSIACVGGTDDLTECKGSTSGTKHDSCLDVKDILTGTTSSIQWKDTTAQGRAKDQSRSLTVPPETIPFVDEKFVVGCISSTSSSTTSCKVDVKIEARATAKNDQTVVCAYGARSNQTRQAVTLSPSQNSFTLVCGDKGEVLPKAYAQTYCSPDSKDASETCSGDYTTILAGYEDKWWSADDKARSFTLSVPADKFPSKEAKLLVGCRQEYPLSEDMKMHQQKDPPFVVLMCLSKLMHPLHCLWGQQGRTQCLQLLAQSSRSPLLMHRPKKAAAAASHIGGDLFRAKASAGRSTNFSNFGLQANDEDCITTMNRAFARPPLPRVEGDRRQNSRSEHVARRCCEYFIGTFQEACGAAHLKTFQCHSLMRTLSDHRSACEPR, via the coding sequence ATGGAGGTTCTCTCATGCGGGCTCAACCACGTGTACCCGGCCTTGTTCACTGCCCGCCAGAGAAggctccgccggcagctCTGCTTTTTCGGCCGCCCAGAGCTGCTGGTGCTGCTTTGTTGTGCCGTTGTGGCTAGTCGGTCCTTTTCCGTCACTGGAGAGCCGGACACAGAAGAAACCCGTATCTGCGTGGAGGCTGAAAAAGGAACCACGTGCACGTGCGCAGCACAGCCTTCCCGATCTGAGAAGACTTCGACGGCGACCATTTCCCAGGAGAAGAATACGTTGAAAATGGTCTGCAAAGAAGGTCTCAAGTGCGCACCCGCCGAGTTGACGGGCTCCATCGCTTGCGTAGGGGGCACGGACGACCTGACAGAATGCAAAGGCAGCACCAGCGGTACCAAACACGACTCGTGCTTAGACGTTAAGGATATTCTTACTGGAACCACTTCCAGCATTCAGTGGAAAGACACTACAGCACAGGGCAGAGCCAAAGACCAATCCAGATCCCTCACAGTCCCGCCGGAGACCATCCCTTTTGTCGATGAAAAGTTCGTTGTCGGCTGCATCTCGTCTACGAGCAGCTCTACAACGAGCTGTAAGGTTGACGTGAAGATTGAGGCGAGGGCAACGGCGAAAAACGACCAAACTGTCGTGTGCGCCTACGGGGCGCGCAGCAATCAAACACGCCAAGCTGTCACGCTGAGCCCTTCCCAAAACAGCTTCACTTTAGTGTGTGGAGATAAGGGGGAGGTCTTACCCAAGGCATACGCACAGACGTATTGCTCTCCAGACTCGAAGGATGCCAGCGAGACTTGCAGCGGAGACTACACAACGATCCTTGCTGGCTATGAAGACAAGTGGTGGAGCGCAGACGACAAGGCCCGCTCCTTCACGCTTTCAGTGCCGGCCGACAAGTTCCCATCAAAGGAGGCGAAACTGTTGGTCGGATGCCGGCAGGAGTATCCGCTCAGTGAAGACATGAAAATGCACCAGCAGAAGGATCCACCGTTTGTAGTGTTGATGTGTTTATCGAAGCTAATGCATCCTCTTCATTGTCTGTGGGGTCAGCAGGGGCGTACCCAGTGTTTGCAACTGTTGGCACAGTCGTCGCGTTCACCACTTCTCATGCATAGGCCCAAAaaggcagcggctgcggcaagcCACATCGGCGGCGATTTGTTCCGTGCGAAGGCGTCAGCCGGTCGGAGTACGAACTTCAGCAACTTTGGCTTGCAAGCAAATGACGAGGACTGCATCACCACGATGAACCGCGCCTTTGCTCGCCCTCCTTTGCCGCGTGTCGAAGGCGATAGAAGGCAGAACTCCAGAAGCGAACACGTAGCGCGCCGGTGCTGTGAATATTTCATAGGAACATTCCAGGAAGCATGTGGAGCCGCGCATCTTAAAACCTTTCAGTGCCACAGCCTGATGCGCACTCTGTCGGACCACAGGAGTGCCTGCGAGCCCAGATGA